In Littorina saxatilis isolate snail1 linkage group LG8, US_GU_Lsax_2.0, whole genome shotgun sequence, a single genomic region encodes these proteins:
- the LOC138974153 gene encoding cingulin-like protein 1 produces the protein MSREAKVNELKLKDRIKELETEVTSLKRRLDDLRKAKNTTILKREREIVEVGAPFGRRESQSMFVVDGKASELEKKLQDVSKSRDQEMDALRKKFAAEMEQVKGSSKDCGHHEELLFLRYRNEGLENENAVLMSETGELRDKIDALVTELSIKEAKWCEAEEQLNLKLKESWGEKYKEWMKTTEAKIADLQCTNQLLRHYLKKASPDGRDPTLDDPDGVLKR, from the exons ATGTCACGAGAGGCCAAGGTCAACGAGCTCAAGTTGAAAGATCGCATAAAAGAG CTGGAGACTGAAGTGACAAGTCTGAAGCGACGTTTAGATGACCTGCGGAAGGCAAAGAACACGACCATCTTGAAAAGGGAGCGAGAAATTGTGGAGGTTGGGGCACCGTTTGGTCGAAG GGAGTCGCAGTCTATGTTCGTGGTGGACGGCAAGGCGTCAGAGCTGGAGAAGAAGCTGCAGGATGTGTCTAAAAGTCGGGACCAAGAGATGGATGCTCTCAGGAAAAAGTTCGCTGCGGAGATGGAACAGGTGAAAGGGAGCTCTAAG GATTGCGGTCACCACGAAGAGTTGCTGTTTCTGCGGTATCGCAACGAGGGTCTGGAGAACGAGAATGCTGTCTTGATGTCGGAGACAGGGGAGCTGAGGGACAAAATTGACGCCCTCGTCACAGAGCTGTCAATCAAGGAGGCCAAGTGGTGCGAGGCGGAGGAGCAACTCAACTTGAAG CTGAAGGAGTCGTGGGGCGAGAAGTACAAGGAGTGGATGAAGACGACAGAGGCCAAAATTGCTGACCTGCAGTGCACCAACCAGCTGCT ACGCCATTACCTGAAGAAGGCGAGTCCAGACGGCCGAGACCCCACACTGGATGACCCCGATGGTGTCTTGAAGCGATAG